In Thermus filiformis, one DNA window encodes the following:
- a CDS encoding enoyl-ACP reductase FabI, with protein MITLDLSGKKALVMGVTNQRSLGYAIAEKLHQAGAELFFSYQSERLKEDVEKLARPLGARIFQADVTRDEELDALFQEVGRAWGGLDYLVHAIAFAPREAMEGRYLDTRRQDWLLALEVSAYSLVAVAQRAEPLFREGGSLVTLTYYASEKVVPKYNVMAVAKSALEASVRYLAYELGPKGVRVNAISAGPVRTVAARSIPGFMKMYDRVAQVAPLKRNVTQEEVGHLGLFLLSPLASGITGEVVYVDAGYHIMGMELEG; from the coding sequence ATGATCACCCTGGACCTTTCGGGCAAGAAGGCCCTCGTCATGGGCGTGACCAACCAGCGGAGCCTGGGGTACGCCATCGCGGAGAAGCTCCACCAGGCGGGGGCGGAGCTCTTCTTCAGCTACCAGTCCGAGCGGCTCAAGGAGGACGTGGAGAAGCTGGCCCGGCCCCTGGGGGCCCGGATCTTCCAGGCGGACGTGACCCGGGACGAGGAGCTGGACGCCCTCTTCCAGGAGGTGGGGAGGGCCTGGGGGGGGCTGGACTACCTGGTCCACGCCATCGCCTTCGCCCCCCGGGAGGCCATGGAGGGGCGGTATCTGGACACCCGGCGGCAGGACTGGCTTTTGGCCCTCGAGGTCTCCGCTTACTCCCTGGTGGCCGTGGCCCAGCGGGCCGAGCCCCTCTTCCGGGAGGGGGGGAGCCTGGTCACCCTCACCTACTACGCCAGCGAGAAGGTGGTGCCCAAGTACAACGTGATGGCCGTGGCCAAGAGCGCCCTGGAGGCCAGCGTCCGCTACCTGGCCTACGAGCTCGGCCCCAAGGGGGTGCGGGTGAACGCCATCTCCGCCGGGCCCGTGCGCACCGTGGCCGCTCGGAGCATCCCCGGGTTCATGAAGATGTACGACCGGGTGGCCCAGGTGGCCCCTCTGAAGCGCAACGTGACCCAGGAAGAAGTGGGCCACCTGGGCCTCTTCCTCCTCTCCCCCCTGGCGAGCGGCATCACGGGGGAGGTGGTCTACGTGGACGCGGGCTACCACATCATGGGGATGGAGCTCGAGGGCTAA
- a CDS encoding DinB family protein, producing MVNLEAYGSTKEEVLARLAESRARLLRVLDLEEAVLAQPVREGAWSPLMFMEHVALVEESTARVQAVFPSGSNRRLRRLAQGEALPPVPARPGEVVEGRPQAPEGVRPQGLSREEVRALLERTRAFLLEEARGLDEAQPHTFFHPFFGELSALGWLRAAAYHEAHHLELHLEPLLSR from the coding sequence ATGGTCAACCTGGAAGCCTATGGCTCCACCAAGGAGGAGGTCCTGGCGCGCCTGGCCGAAAGCCGGGCCCGGCTTTTGCGGGTTTTGGACCTGGAGGAGGCGGTCCTGGCCCAGCCGGTGCGGGAGGGGGCCTGGAGCCCCCTGATGTTCATGGAGCACGTGGCCCTGGTGGAGGAGTCCACGGCCCGAGTCCAAGCGGTGTTCCCTTCGGGAAGCAACCGCCGGCTCCGCCGCCTGGCCCAAGGCGAGGCCCTACCCCCGGTCCCCGCCCGGCCCGGCGAGGTGGTGGAGGGCCGCCCCCAGGCCCCGGAGGGGGTCAGGCCCCAGGGCCTCTCCCGGGAGGAGGTGAGGGCCCTTTTGGAGAGGACCCGGGCGTTCCTGCTCGAGGAGGCGCGGGGGCTGGACGAGGCCCAGCCCCACACCTTCTTCCACCCCTTCTTCGGGGAGCTCTCCGCCCTGGGGTGGCTGCGGGCCGCCGCCTACCACGAGGCCCACCACCTGGAGCTTCACCTCGAGCCGCTTCTCTCCAGGTAG
- a CDS encoding glutaredoxin family protein has translation MVRLYGIPGCGPCEIVKMFLSMKGVPFVFVDARKDPQAAQRITELVGSPTAGVVLEVDGEVEAIRGVTPARLEAWYRAYLERSGSR, from the coding sequence ATGGTTCGGCTCTACGGGATACCCGGATGCGGCCCCTGCGAGATCGTCAAGATGTTCCTCTCCATGAAAGGGGTGCCCTTCGTCTTCGTGGACGCCCGCAAGGACCCCCAGGCGGCCCAGAGGATTACAGAGCTCGTGGGAAGCCCCACGGCGGGCGTGGTCCTGGAGGTGGACGGGGAGGTGGAGGCCATCCGCGGGGTGACCCCGGCCCGCCTCGAGGCCTGGTACCGGGCCTACCTGGAGAGAAGCGGCTCGAGGTGA
- the zapE gene encoding AFG1/ZapE family ATPase, which produces MRLVERTPEVDLDRLLRGFVPPPRFRGATFASYRPDPRYPSQALAKERLRRWVKDRPQGLFRKRLPGPQGIYLDGGFGVGKTHLLVAAYLEAPGPKAFLTFEELTYTLGLLGLREGARRFGGLRYLFIDEFDLDDPGNAQMATHFLSLVMDQGVRVATTSNTPPGALGQGRFNADQFRHQIQGLARRFAVETIDGEDFRHREVGRLPRPLFPEELEEAFRQDPGPKTLDAFPALLAHLRSLHPIRYRFLLEGVRTVYLEGLEPIPDQNDALRFVYFVDVLYNLGLGLRASGSPLEALFPESYRFGPFAKKYGRALSRLAELLIPPHPGPCQDGGPGRA; this is translated from the coding sequence ATGCGCCTGGTGGAGAGAACCCCCGAGGTGGACCTGGACCGGCTCCTAAGGGGCTTCGTCCCCCCGCCCCGCTTCCGAGGGGCCACCTTCGCCAGCTACCGCCCCGACCCCCGCTACCCCTCCCAAGCCCTGGCCAAGGAGCGGCTGCGACGCTGGGTCAAAGACCGCCCCCAGGGGCTTTTCCGGAAGCGGCTTCCCGGCCCCCAGGGGATCTACCTGGACGGGGGGTTCGGGGTGGGAAAGACCCACCTCCTGGTGGCCGCCTACCTCGAGGCCCCCGGCCCCAAGGCCTTTTTGACCTTTGAGGAGCTCACCTACACCCTGGGCCTCCTGGGCCTCAGGGAGGGGGCCCGGCGGTTCGGCGGGCTCCGCTACCTCTTCATAGACGAGTTTGACCTGGACGACCCGGGGAACGCCCAGATGGCCACCCACTTCCTGAGCCTGGTGATGGACCAGGGGGTCCGGGTGGCCACCACCTCCAACACCCCCCCGGGGGCCCTGGGCCAGGGCCGGTTCAACGCGGACCAGTTCCGCCACCAGATCCAGGGCCTGGCCCGGCGCTTCGCGGTGGAGACCATAGACGGGGAGGACTTCCGCCACCGGGAGGTCGGCCGCCTGCCCCGCCCCCTTTTTCCCGAGGAGTTGGAGGAGGCCTTTCGGCAGGACCCCGGCCCCAAGACCCTGGACGCCTTCCCCGCCCTCCTGGCCCACCTCCGAAGCCTCCACCCCATCCGCTACCGGTTCCTTTTGGAGGGGGTGCGGACGGTCTACCTAGAGGGGCTAGAGCCCATCCCGGACCAGAACGACGCCCTGCGGTTCGTCTACTTCGTGGACGTGCTCTACAACCTGGGCCTGGGCCTCCGGGCAAGCGGAAGCCCCCTAGAGGCCCTCTTCCCCGAGAGCTACCGGTTCGGCCCCTTCGCCAAGAAGTACGGCCGGGCCCTCTCCCGGTTGGCGGAGCTTTTGATACCACCCCATCCTGGCCCCTGCCAGGATGGGGGCCCCGGTAGGGCATGA
- a CDS encoding phosphopentomutase encodes MKVVALVLDSVGLGYLPDAPLFGDEGADTLDHTVLKTGVELPRLAELGLGWVPGVHTLPRRPPRAGFGRMKEVNPGKDTSTGHWEFVGIHLKEPFRTFPEGFPEELLWTWAQAIGVGGWLLNRPYSGTEAIQDYGKAHLETGFPIVYTSADSVFQVAAHLDVVPLDTLYAWCEKARELLKGPYQVARVIARPFAGEEGRFHRREDLRKDFALKPPPNVLHALRDTGVEVVGVGKIPDIYAHEGFSREVKTKDNQDGLEKTLALMGEEFSGLIFTNLVDFDAKYGHRRDPLGYARALAELDAFLPRLLEALGPEDHLFLVSDHGNDPTFFGTDHTREYGMLLWVGPGVEGDLGTRETFADLGATWARLFGARWEGPGTSLI; translated from the coding sequence ATGAAGGTCGTCGCCCTGGTCCTGGACTCGGTGGGGCTGGGCTACCTGCCGGACGCCCCCCTCTTCGGGGACGAGGGAGCGGACACCCTGGACCACACCGTCCTCAAGACCGGGGTGGAGCTCCCTAGGCTGGCCGAGCTGGGGCTGGGCTGGGTCCCGGGGGTCCACACCCTGCCCCGGCGCCCCCCCCGGGCCGGGTTCGGCCGCATGAAGGAGGTCAACCCCGGGAAGGACACCAGCACCGGCCACTGGGAGTTCGTGGGCATCCACCTGAAGGAGCCCTTCCGCACCTTCCCCGAGGGCTTCCCGGAGGAGCTCCTGTGGACGTGGGCCCAGGCCATCGGGGTCGGGGGGTGGCTTTTGAACCGCCCCTACTCCGGAACGGAGGCCATACAGGACTACGGGAAGGCCCACCTGGAGACCGGGTTTCCCATCGTCTACACCTCCGCCGACTCGGTCTTTCAGGTTGCGGCCCACCTGGACGTGGTGCCCCTGGACACCCTCTATGCCTGGTGCGAGAAGGCCCGGGAGCTCCTGAAGGGGCCCTACCAGGTGGCCCGGGTCATCGCCCGCCCCTTTGCGGGGGAGGAGGGGAGGTTTCACCGGAGGGAGGACCTCAGGAAGGACTTCGCCCTGAAGCCGCCCCCGAACGTCCTCCACGCCCTGAGGGACACCGGGGTGGAGGTGGTGGGGGTGGGGAAGATCCCCGACATCTACGCCCACGAGGGGTTCAGCCGGGAGGTCAAGACCAAGGACAACCAAGACGGCCTGGAGAAGACCCTGGCCCTGATGGGGGAGGAGTTCTCGGGCCTCATCTTCACCAACCTGGTGGACTTTGACGCCAAGTACGGCCACCGGCGGGACCCCTTGGGGTACGCCCGGGCCCTGGCCGAGCTGGACGCCTTTCTGCCCCGGCTCCTCGAGGCCTTAGGGCCGGAGGACCACCTCTTCCTGGTCTCCGACCACGGGAACGACCCCACCTTTTTCGGCACCGACCACACCCGGGAGTACGGGATGCTCCTCTGGGTGGGGCCGGGGGTGGAGGGGGACCTGGGAACGCGGGAGACCTTCGCCGATCTGGGGGCGACCTGGGCCCGGCTCTTCGGGGCCCGGTGGGAGGGTCCGGGGACGAGCTTAATATGA
- the cdaA gene encoding diadenylate cyclase CdaA gives MTWRDGLDILLVALLLYSLWRLLADTRAVNLVRGLLVFLLVWFLAGLLGLRTLSWILGNAATLGAFALVVVFQPELRGLLERLGRGQPRQERWPYLELLRAVRRLAERGHGALIALERRTPLGDFAATGEVLEARLSSRLLETLFFPGTPLHDGGVILREGRVLAAGCVFPLSEKEVDLGTRHRAALGLSEVSDALVIVVSEERGTVRVAEGGRLSPPLDLEALRQILKEEE, from the coding sequence ATGACCTGGCGGGACGGCCTGGACATCCTGCTGGTGGCCCTTCTCCTCTACTCCCTGTGGCGGCTTTTGGCGGACACCCGGGCGGTGAACCTGGTCCGGGGCCTTCTGGTCTTCCTCCTGGTCTGGTTTTTGGCGGGCCTTCTGGGCCTCAGGACCCTGTCCTGGATCCTGGGAAATGCGGCTACCCTGGGGGCCTTCGCCCTGGTGGTGGTCTTCCAACCGGAGCTTAGAGGGCTTCTGGAAAGGCTCGGCCGGGGCCAGCCCCGGCAGGAGCGGTGGCCCTATCTGGAGCTCCTCCGGGCGGTGCGGCGGCTCGCCGAGCGGGGGCACGGGGCCCTGATCGCCCTGGAGCGCCGCACCCCCTTGGGCGACTTCGCCGCCACGGGGGAGGTCCTGGAGGCCCGGCTCTCCTCTCGGCTTTTGGAGACCCTCTTCTTCCCCGGCACCCCCCTGCACGACGGCGGGGTGATCCTGCGGGAGGGGCGGGTGCTGGCGGCGGGGTGCGTCTTCCCCTTGTCCGAGAAGGAGGTGGACCTGGGCACCCGGCACCGGGCGGCCCTGGGGCTTTCCGAGGTCTCGGACGCCCTGGTCATCGTGGTGAGCGAGGAGCGGGGGACGGTCCGGGTGGCGGAGGGGGGCAGGCTCTCCCCGCCTTTGGACCTCGAAGCCCTGCGCCAGATCCTCAAGGAGGAGGAATGA
- a CDS encoding CdaR family protein: MRPLEFALALVAALALWFLLREKAPVVERALSVPLEAVGLGSDRVADGLPKEVLVRVRGPAPLVEDRTLPVSAYLDLSGVEGPFAREVQVAVPQGVEVVEVRPARVEGRVEALVRQSLPVLLVSPEGPVTPERASVEAQGPRSQMEKARLALGLDTGKEEVALVAFGEEPLPGVRLSPDRVRVKSRSSFLAIKEVPLRPVPPGGYRVLEFSPRTVRLVGPETVLKDVEEVEARLPATQGVYQGSLDLQLPPGVSPVGVVLGRARLALE; encoded by the coding sequence ATGAGGCCCTTGGAGTTCGCCCTGGCCCTGGTGGCCGCCTTGGCCCTCTGGTTCCTCCTGAGGGAGAAGGCCCCGGTGGTGGAGCGGGCCCTTTCTGTGCCCCTCGAGGCGGTGGGCCTGGGAAGCGACCGGGTGGCGGACGGCCTGCCCAAGGAGGTTCTGGTGCGCGTCCGGGGCCCCGCCCCCCTGGTGGAGGACCGGACCCTCCCGGTCTCCGCCTACCTGGACCTCTCGGGGGTGGAGGGGCCTTTCGCCCGGGAGGTCCAGGTGGCCGTCCCCCAAGGGGTGGAGGTGGTGGAGGTCCGGCCCGCCCGGGTGGAGGGCCGGGTGGAGGCCCTGGTCCGCCAGAGCCTCCCGGTCCTCCTGGTGAGCCCCGAGGGGCCGGTGACCCCCGAGAGGGCCAGCGTGGAAGCCCAGGGACCCCGGAGCCAGATGGAGAAGGCCCGGCTGGCCCTGGGCCTGGACACCGGGAAGGAGGAGGTAGCCCTGGTGGCCTTCGGGGAGGAGCCGCTTCCCGGCGTCCGCCTGAGCCCGGACCGGGTGCGGGTGAAAAGCCGCTCCTCCTTCTTGGCCATCAAGGAGGTCCCCCTCCGCCCCGTCCCCCCAGGGGGGTACCGGGTCCTGGAGTTCTCCCCAAGGACGGTGCGGCTGGTGGGGCCGGAGACGGTCCTAAAGGACGTGGAGGAGGTAGAGGCCCGGCTGCCCGCCACCCAGGGGGTCTACCAGGGGAGTCTGGACCTCCAGCTCCCCCCGGGGGTAAGCCCGGTGGGGGTCGTCCTAGGGCGGGCGCGGCTTGCGCTAGAATGA
- the def gene encoding peptide deformylase, whose protein sequence is MALPIRLYGDPVLKKKALPVTDFSGIKALAEEMLETMFEARGVGLAAPQVGLSQRLFVAVEYQDEPEEEERPLKDLVRRVYVVANPVITYREGLEEGMEGCLSLPGLYSEEVPRSLRIRVEYQDEYGQGKTLELEGYMARVFQHEIDHLDGVLFFERLPKEKREAFLRENREALVRFQKEAKALLKELRAR, encoded by the coding sequence ATGGCTTTGCCGATCCGCCTCTACGGCGACCCCGTGCTCAAAAAGAAGGCCCTGCCGGTGACCGACTTCTCCGGCATCAAGGCCCTGGCCGAGGAGATGCTGGAGACGATGTTTGAGGCCCGGGGGGTGGGGCTGGCCGCCCCCCAGGTGGGCCTCTCCCAGCGGCTCTTCGTGGCGGTGGAGTACCAGGACGAGCCCGAGGAGGAGGAGCGGCCCCTAAAGGACCTGGTGCGCCGGGTCTACGTGGTGGCCAACCCCGTGATCACCTACCGGGAGGGCCTCGAGGAGGGGATGGAGGGGTGCCTCTCCCTGCCGGGCCTGTACTCGGAGGAGGTGCCCCGCAGCCTGCGGATCCGGGTGGAGTACCAGGACGAGTACGGGCAGGGAAAGACCCTGGAGCTCGAGGGCTACATGGCCCGGGTCTTCCAGCACGAGATTGACCACCTGGACGGGGTCCTCTTCTTTGAGCGCCTGCCCAAGGAGAAGCGGGAGGCCTTCCTGCGGGAGAACCGGGAGGCCCTGGTCCGCTTTCAGAAGGAGGCCAAGGCCCTCTTGAAGGAGCTCCGGGCGCGATGA
- the fmt gene encoding methionyl-tRNA formyltransferase yields the protein MRVAFFGSPAWAVPVLKALDEAHQVVLVVTAPDRPKGRGLRPAPTPVAEYAQARGLPLLKPERLRGNREFLEAFRAAGPEVAVIAAYGKILPKEVLEVPPYGFLNLHPSLLPKYRGAAPVQWALIRGEKTTGVSIMKTEEGLDTGPVYLAYETPIGPEETAQELAERLRDKGIELLLEVLSRLPHLEPTPQTGEASYAPPLTKEEGRIRFGERAEAIYARHRGVQPWPGSWFVHGGERVQVLDLRPVQRETKETSAPPGTVLEVGDGVLVQAGEGAVRLLKVKPEGRRAMPAEAWARGRGIRPGVRIGEPSEEAGKP from the coding sequence ATGAGGGTGGCCTTCTTCGGGAGCCCCGCCTGGGCGGTGCCCGTCCTTAAGGCCCTGGACGAGGCGCACCAGGTGGTCCTGGTGGTCACCGCCCCCGACCGGCCCAAGGGCCGGGGGCTGCGCCCCGCCCCCACCCCGGTGGCGGAGTACGCCCAGGCCCGGGGTCTTCCCCTTTTGAAGCCCGAACGGCTGAGGGGCAACCGGGAGTTCCTCGAGGCCTTCCGGGCGGCCGGACCCGAGGTGGCGGTCATCGCCGCCTACGGGAAGATCCTGCCCAAGGAGGTCCTGGAGGTCCCCCCCTACGGCTTCCTCAACCTCCACCCCTCCCTCCTGCCCAAGTACCGGGGGGCGGCCCCGGTCCAGTGGGCCCTCATCCGGGGGGAGAAGACCACGGGGGTGAGCATCATGAAGACGGAGGAGGGGCTGGACACCGGCCCGGTCTACCTGGCCTACGAGACCCCCATCGGCCCGGAGGAGACCGCCCAGGAGCTTGCGGAGCGGCTCAGGGACAAGGGGATTGAGCTCCTCCTGGAGGTCCTGAGCCGCCTGCCCCACCTCGAGCCCACCCCCCAGACCGGGGAGGCCAGCTACGCCCCACCCCTCACCAAGGAGGAGGGCCGGATCCGCTTCGGCGAAAGGGCGGAGGCCATCTATGCCCGCCACCGGGGGGTCCAGCCCTGGCCGGGGAGCTGGTTCGTCCACGGGGGGGAGCGGGTCCAGGTGCTGGACCTGCGCCCGGTCCAAAGGGAGACCAAGGAGACCTCCGCCCCTCCGGGCACGGTCCTGGAGGTGGGGGACGGGGTCCTGGTCCAGGCGGGCGAGGGGGCGGTGCGCCTCCTAAAGGTCAAGCCCGAGGGGCGCAGGGCCATGCCCGCCGAGGCCTGGGCCCGGGGCCGGGGCATCCGGCCCGGGGTTCGTATCGGGGAGCCCAGTGAGGAAGCGGGGAAGCCGTAG
- the ispG gene encoding flavodoxin-dependent (E)-4-hydroxy-3-methylbut-2-enyl-diphosphate synthase, with translation MRRATKTVWVGGVPVGGGHPIVVQSMTNTPTHDVEATFHQVKALYEAGSEIVRITVNDEKAAQAVPELKARLKDAGIPVPLVGDFHFNGHLLLTRYPRMAEALDKFRINPGTVGRGRHKDEHFRTMVEVAKDLGKPIRIGANWGSLDPGLLTEMMDQNARRAEPKTAHEVLLDAVVESAVQSYEEALELGLGEDQIVLSAKVSHAPDLVYVYRALARRTQAPLHLGLTEAGMGVKGIVASVAGLAPLLLEGIGDTIRVSLTPAPGEPRTKEVEVAREVLQALGLRQFAPTVTSCPGCGRTTSTFFQELAQKVQAHLEARMPEWRKVYPGVEGLKVAVMGCVVNGPGESKHADIGISLPGAGEEPKAPVYVEGRLYTTLKGDGIAEEFVAILERYIQERFRA, from the coding sequence ATGAGGCGAGCGACCAAGACCGTCTGGGTGGGGGGGGTCCCCGTGGGGGGAGGCCACCCCATCGTCGTCCAGTCCATGACCAACACCCCCACCCACGACGTGGAGGCCACCTTCCATCAGGTGAAGGCCCTGTACGAGGCGGGCAGCGAGATCGTCCGCATCACCGTCAACGACGAGAAGGCGGCCCAGGCGGTGCCCGAGCTCAAGGCCCGGCTCAAAGACGCGGGCATCCCGGTGCCCCTGGTGGGGGACTTCCACTTCAACGGCCACCTCCTCCTCACCCGCTACCCCCGGATGGCCGAGGCCCTGGACAAGTTCCGCATCAACCCGGGCACCGTGGGCCGGGGGCGGCACAAGGACGAGCACTTCCGCACCATGGTGGAGGTGGCCAAGGACCTGGGGAAGCCCATCCGCATCGGGGCGAACTGGGGCTCCTTGGACCCCGGCCTCCTCACCGAGATGATGGACCAAAACGCCCGCCGCGCTGAGCCCAAGACCGCCCACGAGGTCCTCCTGGACGCGGTGGTGGAGTCCGCCGTCCAAAGCTACGAGGAGGCCCTGGAGCTGGGGCTTGGGGAGGACCAGATCGTCCTTTCGGCCAAGGTCTCCCACGCCCCCGACCTGGTCTACGTCTACCGGGCCCTGGCCCGGCGCACCCAGGCCCCTTTGCACCTGGGCCTGACCGAGGCGGGGATGGGGGTGAAGGGGATCGTGGCCAGCGTGGCCGGCCTCGCCCCCCTCCTCCTGGAGGGAATCGGGGACACGATCCGCGTCTCCCTCACCCCGGCCCCCGGCGAGCCCCGCACCAAGGAGGTGGAGGTGGCGCGGGAGGTCCTGCAGGCCCTGGGCCTTAGGCAGTTCGCCCCCACGGTGACCAGCTGCCCGGGGTGCGGCCGGACCACCAGCACCTTCTTCCAGGAGCTGGCCCAGAAGGTCCAGGCCCACCTCGAGGCCCGCATGCCCGAGTGGCGGAAGGTCTACCCCGGGGTGGAAGGGCTCAAGGTGGCGGTGATGGGCTGCGTGGTGAACGGCCCCGGGGAGAGCAAGCACGCGGACATCGGCATCTCCTTGCCGGGGGCCGGGGAGGAGCCCAAGGCCCCGGTCTACGTGGAGGGGCGGCTTTACACCACCCTGAAGGGGGACGGGATCGCCGAGGAGTTCGTGGCCATCCTGGAGCGGTACATCCAGGAGCGGTTCCGGGCCTGA
- the tgt gene encoding tRNA guanosine(34) transglycosylase Tgt, with translation MSFAFHRLAQTGRARLGRLETPHGTVTTPLFMPVGTQGSVKGLLPKDLEEIGSQILLANTYHLLLRPGPERVRALGGLHGFAGWKGPWLTDSGGFQVMSLGHLRRIDEEGVVFQSHLNGDLVHLTPERSIAVQEALGADIIMAFDECPPYPSSRAYLEASLERTLRWLERSLRAKTRTDQALFGIAQGGTDPGLRRRSTLETIRFDLPGYAIGGLAVGEPKEEMFRMVALSTELLPEGRPRYLMGVGHPEDLVAAIGLGVDLFDCVYPTRTGRFGYALVPEGRLNLKSGRHLEEATPLDPECDCYACRTFSRAYLAHLVRAGEMLGAVLLSLHNLRYLHRLTEAARAAIGRGAYGDFALAFAERRFGKGVPPWFLEALRAGGHL, from the coding sequence ATGAGCTTCGCCTTCCACCGCCTCGCCCAGACCGGCCGGGCCCGCCTGGGCCGGCTGGAGACCCCCCACGGGACGGTCACCACCCCCCTCTTCATGCCCGTGGGCACCCAGGGCTCGGTCAAGGGCCTCCTGCCCAAGGACCTGGAGGAGATCGGAAGCCAAATCCTCCTGGCCAACACCTACCACCTCCTCCTCCGCCCTGGGCCAGAGCGGGTGCGGGCCCTGGGGGGCCTCCATGGCTTCGCGGGCTGGAAGGGCCCCTGGCTCACCGACTCCGGGGGCTTCCAGGTGATGAGCCTGGGGCACCTGCGCCGGATTGACGAGGAAGGGGTGGTCTTCCAGAGCCACCTGAACGGGGACCTGGTCCACCTCACCCCGGAGCGGAGCATAGCGGTGCAGGAGGCGCTGGGGGCGGACATCATTATGGCCTTTGACGAGTGCCCCCCCTACCCCTCCTCCCGGGCGTACCTCGAGGCCTCCCTGGAACGCACCCTGCGCTGGCTGGAGCGCTCCCTAAGGGCCAAGACCCGGACCGACCAGGCCCTCTTCGGCATCGCCCAGGGGGGGACGGACCCCGGGCTGAGGCGGCGCTCCACCCTGGAAACGATCCGCTTTGACCTGCCGGGGTACGCCATCGGCGGCCTGGCGGTGGGGGAGCCCAAGGAGGAGATGTTCCGGATGGTGGCCCTCTCCACCGAGCTCCTCCCCGAAGGGCGGCCCCGCTACCTCATGGGGGTGGGCCACCCGGAGGACCTGGTGGCGGCCATCGGGCTCGGGGTGGACCTGTTTGACTGCGTCTACCCCACCCGGACGGGCCGGTTTGGCTACGCCCTGGTCCCGGAGGGGCGGCTGAACCTGAAGTCGGGCCGCCACCTGGAGGAGGCCACACCCCTAGACCCGGAGTGCGACTGCTACGCCTGCCGGACCTTCAGCCGGGCCTACCTGGCCCACCTGGTCCGGGCCGGGGAGATGCTGGGGGCGGTCCTCCTCTCCCTCCACAACCTCCGCTACCTCCACCGCCTGACGGAGGCGGCCCGGGCGGC